A region of Pseudomonadota bacterium DNA encodes the following proteins:
- the gspK gene encoding type II secretion system minor pseudopilin GspK: MASNKGMALILTLMILAIMTTMVVEFVHEVYSTNAILNNWRISRQLSLTAKSGITIVKKIIKDNQSRYAYTYPGKYEVPLGNIFGENADGSGGKVFVNVEDENAKFNVNSIVWPNGTTNESSIDSFKRLLKNIKLDEQVAYRVADWIDPDSESRMGRSEQGAKNAYLDSIDELKLINGMDSKTYEVLKPFITVYGAEGVTSNIININSASLPVIMALNAEITKDLAERIIKYRGLEPLETPSDLVKIAGFEGSLGQSLLGMLIVKAVNFKITSLAEDNKIKRIIECVVENKGDKLLTKYWCER; encoded by the coding sequence ATGGCTTCTAATAAGGGGATGGCTCTTATACTGACGCTGATGATCCTTGCGATAATGACAACAATGGTTGTTGAATTTGTGCATGAAGTATATTCAACCAATGCAATTTTAAATAACTGGAGAATCAGCCGCCAACTTTCGTTGACTGCCAAATCAGGAATTACTATTGTTAAAAAAATAATTAAAGATAATCAGTCACGTTATGCATATACATATCCGGGTAAATATGAGGTTCCTTTGGGAAACATATTTGGTGAAAACGCCGATGGGTCCGGCGGCAAGGTTTTTGTGAATGTTGAGGATGAGAACGCAAAATTTAATGTAAACAGTATTGTCTGGCCTAATGGAACTACTAATGAATCTTCAATAGATTCATTTAAAAGGCTTTTGAAAAATATAAAGCTTGATGAGCAAGTTGCATACAGGGTTGCTGACTGGATAGATCCTGACAGCGAATCAAGGATGGGAAGATCCGAGCAGGGTGCTAAAAATGCTTATCTGGACAGCATTGATGAGCTAAAACTTATAAATGGAATGGATTCTAAAACGTACGAAGTATTAAAGCCTTTTATTACTGTATATGGTGCTGAAGGTGTTACATCTAATATTATAAATATCAATAGCGCATCATTGCCGGTAATTATGGCCCTTAATGCTGAAATTACAAAAGATCTTGCAGAAAGAATTATAAAGTACAGAGGTCTTGAGCCTCTGGAAACTCCAAGTGATCTGGTTAAAATAGCAGGTTTTGAAGGTTCTTTGGGGCAGTCACTTCTCGGTATGCTTATAGTAAAAGCCGTAAATTTTAAAATAACATCTTTGGCAGAGGATAATAAGATAAAGAGAATCATAGAATGTGTTGTGGAAAATAAAGGCGATAAATTATTAACCAAATACTGGTGTGAAAGGTGA
- the prsK gene encoding PEP-CTERM system histidine kinase PrsK: MFNITISYIAAAVAAGIALLALWREPRSFIHRIFAAGMILCSVNAALTGVLFQSLSIDNFLIRQQFQSITASFLPSVWLLFSISFARANYMEQISKWKWVIISFFILPVLIAIFFRDSFFSGEPVLTKTSELFIAIGRSGYIWHLIWILSAILILMNFEKTFRHATGHIRWQTKFMFLGLGAIIGIRLFTYSYVLLFKGVTTGLYVINQGALLVAAILILRSLLRGKPLNASIQLSHQLLYNSFTMLIAGIYFILVGALTWLSVHFAWLDNTYLIIFFAFTALLIILSLLLSDRLRVKRKRFISRHFKRPQYDYRKIWGDFTNRTASVTQTKDLCSIIVNMVSETMEILSVSIWIVDDKQERMSLEGSTVFTDAKADSMSFSGYNIADLTRTMEEQSVLLDLKGNTAGWVKSLNRIYDAETRESRIRYCVPLNAAGQLIGIMTLSEKVFYEPLSFEETELVRTIGDQAAAILQNLRLSEHLRKVKELEAFQAMSAFFMHDLKNLATKLSLVTQNLPVLIDNPEFRADALKTISQSVLKINSMSSRLSLLSQKLELYVQKTDLNEMITSAVSDIKGYTQASVLQNLNNVPLVFIDPEQINKVLENLLMNACDAIEQDGKIIVETASQENWVQISIYDNGCGMSEEFIANDLFRPFRTTKKQGMGIGLFHCKTIVEAHGGRIEVESKENKWSMFRVFLPISSK, encoded by the coding sequence ATGTTTAACATAACTATCTCATATATTGCAGCTGCGGTAGCAGCAGGAATTGCGCTTCTTGCGCTGTGGCGGGAACCTCGCTCTTTTATTCATCGTATTTTTGCAGCAGGCATGATTTTATGTTCAGTAAATGCTGCATTAACCGGGGTTCTTTTCCAGTCATTATCTATAGATAATTTTTTAATACGACAGCAATTCCAGTCAATAACCGCTTCATTTCTGCCATCTGTCTGGCTTCTTTTCAGCATAAGCTTTGCCAGGGCTAATTATATGGAACAGATATCAAAATGGAAATGGGTCATTATTTCATTTTTTATTCTGCCTGTATTAATAGCCATTTTTTTCAGAGACTCCTTCTTTTCGGGAGAACCCGTTTTAACAAAAACCTCCGAACTTTTTATCGCAATCGGAAGATCAGGATATATATGGCATCTTATCTGGATATTATCTGCAATCCTGATTCTGATGAATTTTGAAAAAACATTCCGACATGCCACAGGTCATATACGCTGGCAAACCAAATTCATGTTTCTCGGCCTGGGAGCTATAATAGGAATACGTCTTTTCACTTACAGCTATGTACTGCTTTTCAAAGGTGTAACTACAGGTCTTTATGTTATTAATCAAGGAGCTCTTCTTGTAGCCGCAATCCTTATTTTACGGTCACTATTACGTGGGAAACCTCTTAATGCCAGTATCCAGCTTTCCCATCAGCTTTTATATAATTCATTTACAATGCTTATCGCAGGCATCTACTTTATATTAGTAGGAGCTCTAACATGGCTTTCCGTTCATTTTGCATGGTTAGATAATACTTATCTAATAATATTTTTTGCATTTACAGCTTTATTAATAATATTAAGTCTGCTTCTTTCAGACCGTCTGCGGGTAAAGAGAAAACGTTTCATAAGCCGTCATTTCAAACGACCCCAGTATGACTACCGGAAAATCTGGGGAGATTTTACAAACAGAACCGCTTCTGTTACACAAACAAAAGATCTTTGCAGCATTATTGTAAACATGGTTTCTGAAACTATGGAGATTCTATCCGTAAGCATCTGGATAGTTGACGATAAACAGGAAAGAATGTCTTTAGAAGGTTCAACAGTATTTACGGATGCAAAAGCAGATTCAATGAGTTTTTCAGGTTATAATATAGCCGATCTTACCCGAACAATGGAAGAACAGTCTGTTTTGCTTGATCTTAAAGGAAATACAGCCGGCTGGGTGAAGTCTCTAAACCGCATCTATGATGCAGAAACTCGCGAATCGCGCATAAGATACTGTGTCCCGCTAAATGCCGCAGGTCAACTTATCGGGATTATGACGTTAAGCGAAAAAGTTTTTTATGAGCCCCTTTCTTTTGAAGAAACCGAGCTTGTTAGAACCATTGGCGATCAGGCGGCTGCTATTTTGCAAAACTTGAGGCTTTCGGAACATCTTCGCAAAGTAAAAGAACTAGAGGCATTCCAGGCCATGTCTGCTTTTTTTATGCATGACCTGAAAAATCTTGCGACAAAACTTTCTCTTGTAACACAGAACCTGCCTGTTCTTATAGATAATCCTGAGTTTCGTGCCGATGCTCTTAAAACAATTTCACAAAGCGTATTAAAGATAAACAGCATGAGCAGCCGCCTCTCTCTTTTAAGCCAAAAGCTGGAACTTTATGTACAAAAGACTGATCTTAATGAGATGATTACATCTGCAGTATCTGATATAAAAGGATATACCCAAGCGTCTGTTTTGCAAAATTTAAACAATGTTCCTTTGGTTTTTATAGATCCTGAACAAATTAATAAAGTACTCGAAAATCTTCTTATGAATGCCTGTGATGCCATAGAACAGGATGGAAAAATTATAGTTGAAACTGCCAGTCAAGAAAATTGGGTGCAGATCTCTATCTATGACAATGGCTGCGGAATGTCTGAGGAATTTATAGCAAATGATCTGTTCCGGCCTTTCAGGACAACAAAAAAGCAAGGCATGGGAATCGGTTTGTTTCACTGTAAAACAATTGTTGAAGCTCATGGTGGCAGGATAGAGGTTGAAAGCAAAGAAAATAAATGGTCAATGTTTAGGGTGTTTTTGCCGATAAGCAGTAAATAA
- the gspE gene encoding type II secretion system ATPase GspE, producing MIWTLIDEKIAAPAAGTTIKHIKDNDVDITLLRQVPYFYSKNNLIMPLRINDGFLVAAVYGNNGLLAAVELAGKYGLKAHPLRAEQGIITEAISKFYGQISNAEEVMDNMDAEDLSSVATEFEKPRDILELTEDAPIIRLLNALFQQAFKERASDIHIEPYEKDLEVRMRIDGILHKILRPPKIIQEALISRVKIMANLDIAEKRLPQDGRIRLLIGGQDIDLRVSIIPTSFGERAVLRLLDRKQGLIGLYEVGFDKNDEVRFEKLLENTSGIILVTGPTGSGKTTTLYAALNRIHAEGRNIITVEDPVEYQLKGIGQMQVNPKIGLTFASGLRSILRQDPDIIMVGEIRDFETAEIAIQASLTGHLVLSTLHTNDAVAALARLADMGMEPFLVASSLVAVVAQRLVRTICPHCKEVYQPPSSETAYFPLPVKQLYKGKGCSECRQSGYLGRTGIYEILSIDNKLRQMIAARVDAQTIKDYAVSKGMRTLYSEGVDKVMEGITTLQEILRVTQKDYADI from the coding sequence ATGATCTGGACATTAATCGATGAAAAAATAGCTGCTCCGGCAGCAGGAACCACGATAAAACATATCAAAGATAATGATGTGGATATTACTCTGTTAAGGCAGGTTCCCTACTTCTACTCAAAAAACAATCTTATTATGCCGCTTAGGATAAATGACGGTTTTCTGGTTGCTGCGGTCTACGGTAATAATGGCCTTTTGGCTGCTGTTGAACTTGCGGGAAAATACGGACTTAAAGCACATCCTTTAAGAGCTGAGCAAGGCATTATTACTGAGGCTATCAGTAAATTTTATGGCCAGATCAGTAATGCCGAAGAAGTGATGGACAATATGGATGCAGAGGATCTGTCTTCTGTGGCCACTGAGTTTGAGAAGCCGCGGGATATCCTTGAGCTTACGGAAGATGCCCCTATCATAAGGCTTCTTAATGCCCTTTTCCAGCAGGCATTCAAAGAAAGAGCAAGCGACATTCATATAGAGCCTTACGAAAAAGATCTTGAAGTCAGAATGCGAATTGACGGGATACTGCACAAAATTTTGCGTCCTCCTAAAATTATCCAGGAAGCCCTTATAAGCAGGGTAAAAATTATGGCAAATCTTGATATTGCTGAAAAAAGACTTCCGCAGGATGGCCGGATAAGGCTTCTTATCGGAGGCCAGGATATCGATCTTAGAGTATCAATTATTCCTACATCATTTGGCGAAAGAGCAGTATTAAGGCTGCTCGACAGGAAACAGGGGCTTATCGGTCTTTATGAAGTAGGGTTTGATAAAAATGATGAGGTAAGATTTGAGAAGCTGCTTGAAAATACAAGCGGTATCATCCTTGTAACCGGACCGACAGGAAGCGGCAAAACAACAACCCTTTATGCTGCTTTAAACAGAATCCATGCTGAAGGAAGAAACATTATCACAGTAGAAGATCCTGTGGAGTATCAATTAAAGGGTATAGGGCAGATGCAGGTTAATCCAAAAATAGGCCTTACATTTGCATCCGGATTAAGATCAATATTAAGGCAGGACCCTGATATTATAATGGTCGGTGAAATACGTGATTTTGAAACTGCTGAAATCGCCATCCAGGCCTCTCTTACGGGGCATCTTGTTTTAAGCACTCTTCATACCAATGATGCTGTAGCAGCACTTGCAAGGCTTGCCGATATGGGAATGGAGCCTTTCCTTGTTGCTTCTTCACTTGTTGCTGTTGTTGCCCAGCGGCTTGTCAGAACTATTTGCCCTCATTGCAAAGAAGTATATCAGCCACCATCTTCGGAAACAGCGTATTTCCCTTTACCTGTTAAACAATTATACAAAGGTAAAGGATGCAGTGAATGCAGACAAAGCGGCTATCTTGGAAGAACGGGGATTTATGAAATTCTTTCCATAGATAATAAACTTAGACAAATGATTGCGGCGCGTGTTGATGCGCAGACTATCAAAGATTATGCCGTTTCCAAAGGAATGAGAACTCTTTATTCGGAAGGCGTTGATAAGGTTATGGAAGGCATTACTACATTGCAGGAAATCTTGAGAGTTACGCAGAAAGACTATGCCGATATTTAA
- a CDS encoding prepilin-type N-terminal cleavage/methylation domain-containing protein: MKESRINGFTLLEILISIAILSVVLTALYNTFFLSHKALAAVDGTLLKLQESRAFVDILKREIESVIYSRDNSYTVFRMDDRDYYGHQASRLTMSSLSPLTNGMAKINYTTEERDGRLIITKEIKSAFLQPDLYQKTQSNKIDMIEDVQSFTVECKYGNRWVKTWDSALTKNVPNEIRILVTFYISNKETRDNTGRLYVISDIAKPRIGKNL; this comes from the coding sequence GTGAAAGAATCAAGGATTAATGGATTTACATTATTAGAAATCCTGATATCGATAGCCATATTGTCTGTGGTGCTCACAGCTCTTTATAATACCTTTTTTCTTTCTCACAAAGCGCTTGCAGCCGTTGATGGAACCTTGCTTAAACTTCAGGAATCCCGTGCTTTCGTTGATATATTAAAAAGAGAGATAGAATCCGTAATTTATTCTCGTGATAACAGCTACACTGTGTTCAGGATGGATGACAGAGATTATTATGGCCACCAGGCCTCCCGGCTTACCATGAGCTCATTATCTCCTTTAACAAACGGTATGGCTAAAATAAACTATACCACGGAAGAGAGAGATGGCAGATTGATCATAACAAAAGAAATAAAATCGGCTTTTTTACAACCGGATTTATATCAAAAAACACAAAGCAATAAAATTGATATGATAGAAGATGTTCAATCTTTTACCGTAGAGTGCAAATATGGGAATCGCTGGGTAAAAACATGGGACAGCGCATTGACAAAAAATGTTCCGAACGAGATAAGGATTTTAGTTACGTTTTATATTTCAAATAAAGAAACACGGGATAATACCGGCAGACTTTATGTGATTTCCGATATAGCAAAACCCAGAATAGGGAAGAACTTATAA
- the prsR gene encoding PEP-CTERM-box response regulator transcription factor, with product MKKPKILIVDDDEDLRTQMKWALANDYRVFLAEDRKSALAVFKKETPSVITLDLGLPPHPAGVEEGFLTLSEILAENRQLKVIIITGRGEKENALRAVAQGAYDFFYKPIQIDELKIVLKRAFYVSHLEQEQRILQSRLSGNSFEGMLGTCPQIMEVFSIIKKVSTTDAPVLVTGESGTGKELVARAIHSLSYRKSNSFIAINCGAIPENLLESELFGHEKGSFTGAHTQRKGRIEMAEGGTLFLDEIGELPLSLQVKLLRFLQEKVIERVGGREVIEVDTRVLSATNRDLEEAMKDGSFRNDLYYRLGVISISLPPLRERKGDVLLLAKAFLERYTDENRKKIKGYTSEAINAILQYEWPGNIRELENRIKRAVIMAEGGKISPEDLEMTTSAPAKFEGMGLKEAREALEKELILKALFKNNSNLTKAASELGISRPTLYDLMEKFEIPKE from the coding sequence ATGAAAAAACCAAAAATATTGATAGTAGATGATGATGAAGATTTGAGAACACAGATGAAGTGGGCTTTGGCCAACGACTACAGGGTTTTTCTGGCCGAAGATCGAAAGAGCGCTCTTGCTGTATTTAAAAAGGAAACCCCATCTGTTATTACACTTGATCTGGGATTGCCTCCACATCCTGCAGGTGTGGAAGAGGGCTTTCTGACCTTGTCTGAAATCCTTGCCGAAAACAGACAGCTCAAGGTAATTATCATTACCGGACGCGGAGAAAAAGAAAACGCCCTGCGTGCTGTAGCACAAGGTGCATATGATTTTTTCTACAAACCGATACAAATAGATGAACTTAAGATTGTTTTAAAACGCGCTTTTTATGTATCTCATCTTGAACAGGAACAACGTATTCTACAAAGCCGGTTGAGCGGCAACTCCTTTGAAGGCATGCTGGGCACCTGCCCCCAAATAATGGAAGTGTTTTCAATAATAAAAAAGGTGTCAACAACAGATGCTCCTGTTCTTGTAACAGGAGAAAGCGGTACGGGCAAGGAACTGGTCGCCCGTGCTATTCACAGTCTTAGTTACCGCAAATCTAATTCTTTTATTGCTATTAACTGCGGCGCCATACCTGAAAATCTTCTTGAAAGTGAGCTTTTCGGACATGAAAAGGGATCTTTCACAGGTGCTCATACGCAACGTAAAGGCCGTATTGAAATGGCTGAAGGTGGTACCCTGTTTTTAGATGAAATAGGCGAACTTCCGCTCTCTCTTCAAGTTAAACTTCTGCGATTCCTTCAGGAAAAAGTTATCGAACGAGTAGGAGGAAGGGAAGTAATTGAAGTTGATACCCGTGTTCTTTCTGCTACAAACCGCGATCTGGAAGAGGCAATGAAAGATGGAAGTTTCAGAAATGATCTATATTATCGTCTGGGAGTAATTTCAATATCCCTTCCTCCTTTAAGAGAAAGAAAAGGAGATGTGTTGCTTTTGGCTAAAGCTTTTCTTGAGCGATATACAGATGAAAACAGAAAAAAAATAAAAGGTTACACATCTGAGGCAATCAATGCTATTTTGCAATATGAATGGCCGGGAAATATCAGAGAACTTGAAAACCGAATAAAACGTGCCGTTATAATGGCTGAAGGCGGTAAAATAAGCCCTGAAGATCTTGAGATGACAACTTCTGCACCTGCTAAATTTGAAGGTATGGGGCTCAAGGAAGCACGCGAAGCTTTAGAAAAAGAACTAATTTTAAAAGCACTTTTCAAAAACAACAGCAATCTGACAAAAGCTGCTTCCGAGCTTGGCATAAGCCGCCCGACTTTATATGATCTTATGGAAAAGTTTGAAATCCCGAAAGAATAG
- the gspN gene encoding type II secretion system protein GspN produces MKKAAFFIAVVFFVFWGLWIIAIPNKFVSDYISNSLKRYNIIIDLDSFEKGLFYSIKKQNVQISSTDGTLILVINNLKAGINFASFLKLSPKIDIHCNINKGDVDGNIGFKKGTGLVARIKGSGIDIKDLPVVEKLYGISGTGDINFDFLKIKDKSNIKFSLNNADIKSIGLIPFDLFKKMRGEMFEENGLITVKSLAMEGNGIYARAKGYIKGNKRDLKMEIMVNSSSDMKPSYLEALEKYRVSPGYYVIR; encoded by the coding sequence ATGAAAAAAGCAGCTTTTTTTATTGCAGTTGTATTCTTTGTCTTTTGGGGGCTATGGATAATTGCAATTCCCAATAAATTTGTGTCGGACTATATCTCAAACTCTCTTAAAAGATATAACATTATTATAGATTTGGATAGTTTTGAAAAAGGACTTTTTTATAGCATAAAAAAACAAAATGTTCAGATAAGCAGTACTGATGGTACTTTGATTTTAGTAATAAATAATTTAAAAGCCGGAATAAATTTTGCCTCTTTTTTAAAATTATCTCCGAAGATAGATATTCATTGCAATATCAATAAAGGAGATGTTGATGGAAATATCGGTTTTAAAAAAGGTACCGGCCTTGTTGCACGAATTAAGGGAAGTGGTATTGATATTAAAGATTTGCCTGTAGTTGAAAAGTTATATGGAATCAGTGGTACAGGAGATATTAATTTTGATTTTTTGAAAATAAAAGATAAAAGTAATATTAAGTTTTCTTTAAATAATGCAGATATAAAAAGTATCGGACTTATTCCGTTTGATTTGTTTAAAAAAATGCGTGGAGAAATGTTTGAGGAGAATGGATTAATTACCGTAAAATCTTTGGCAATGGAAGGGAATGGAATATATGCCAGGGCCAAAGGTTATATAAAAGGAAATAAAAGAGATTTGAAAATGGAGATAATGGTGAATTCTTCTTCTGATATGAAACCGTCATATCTTGAAGCTCTTGAAAAATACAGGGTCTCACCCGGTTATTATGTAATTAGATGA
- a CDS encoding prepilin-type N-terminal cleavage/methylation domain-containing protein: protein MGRFETGYSGFTLIELMVVVFIISVMLMVSFPYIGFRESGKLKSEAAVLASVLRYLNDSAVTMKETYAVKFDLGQKTIRYKGPEGEKTEKINELSSVLLQTRGIISEGEVIVFYTPLGASESFMINLKSDDYTISVSSNSLSGRITIITQHRV, encoded by the coding sequence ATGGGGCGTTTTGAAACTGGCTATAGCGGTTTTACTCTTATAGAATTGATGGTTGTGGTTTTTATCATTTCCGTAATGCTCATGGTATCTTTCCCATATATTGGCTTCCGTGAAAGCGGCAAGTTAAAATCCGAAGCAGCGGTTTTAGCATCGGTTCTGCGTTATCTGAATGATAGTGCAGTGACTATGAAAGAGACATATGCCGTTAAATTTGATCTGGGCCAAAAAACAATCAGATATAAAGGCCCTGAAGGTGAAAAAACAGAGAAAATTAATGAGCTTTCAAGTGTTTTGTTGCAAACCAGAGGTATAATATCTGAGGGAGAAGTAATTGTGTTTTATACTCCATTGGGTGCTTCAGAAAGTTTTATGATTAATTTAAAAAGTGATGATTATACTATTTCTGTCAGTTCAAATTCTCTAAGTGGCAGAATAACTATAATAACACAGCATAGGGTTTGA
- the gspG gene encoding type II secretion system major pseudopilin GspG produces MQKKYISINGFTLIELVVVVFILSLLAAIVAPKIIGRTDDARITEAKVQIKNFETALKLFKIDNGFYPDTQQGLDALLIKPETGRIPNNYRTGGYLEQKKIPLDPWSNSYMYISPGINGDFDIMSFGADDKEGGEGKDADIKNWEM; encoded by the coding sequence ATGCAAAAAAAATATATTTCGATAAATGGTTTTACTTTAATTGAACTTGTTGTTGTGGTTTTTATTCTAAGCCTTTTAGCGGCGATAGTAGCTCCAAAGATCATCGGAAGAACTGATGATGCCCGCATTACGGAAGCAAAAGTACAAATTAAAAATTTTGAGACTGCCTTAAAACTTTTTAAAATTGATAATGGCTTTTATCCGGATACTCAACAGGGACTTGATGCTCTTTTAATAAAGCCTGAGACAGGTCGAATACCTAATAACTACAGAACGGGTGGGTACCTGGAACAGAAAAAGATACCGCTTGATCCGTGGAGCAATTCATACATGTACATATCTCCAGGCATAAACGGAGATTTTGATATCATGAGTTTCGGAGCTGATGACAAAGAGGGCGGAGAAGGCAAGGATGCGGATATTAAAAATTGGGAAATGTAA
- a CDS encoding type II secretion system GspH family protein, whose product MHKGFTFLEIMISLAIIGGLLFTLISSLNYHLGVAEKQIVLTTIDRLAHEKIYEMEKNPSEDRGNFPKPFSDIQYETRVSDSTFPGMLEIGVTVISGKEKLILSEIITGKR is encoded by the coding sequence ATGCACAAAGGGTTCACTTTCCTTGAAATCATGATAAGCCTCGCAATTATAGGAGGACTTCTTTTTACCCTGATTTCTTCCCTTAATTACCATCTCGGTGTAGCTGAGAAGCAGATAGTCTTAACTACTATCGATAGGTTAGCACATGAGAAGATCTATGAAATGGAGAAGAATCCTTCCGAAGATCGCGGAAATTTTCCTAAACCTTTTTCCGACATTCAATATGAAACCAGGGTGTCGGATTCAACATTTCCGGGTATGCTGGAAATCGGAGTAACTGTAATAAGTGGGAAAGAAAAACTTATACTATCTGAAATAATAACCGGAAAAAGATAG
- a CDS encoding type II secretion system F family protein, giving the protein MPIFKYKGYNSKGAEKTGTIEAQGRFDAISALKAKLIFPTDVLEVTKKPIRSIFQKKDDTFLPDLTRNLSMLLASGVQLMDALQSLSDEYTGYYGDLLVQIKERVSSGMSLHKALEVYGDFFPEYYINMVQAGETSGSLDMVLVKIADFLETQAFIKAKVRSATAYPLLMAGVSLLILFFLFSFVMPKIVRIFSETGGSLPFLTAAIIAVTNIVSKYWWAFIAIFFSTAWLLRKLFKKYRTKIDGIILKLPGNIIQSLYYARFARTMGALLEGGIPLLKALKLSAKSIGNRKLELNVLDSVEKVAAGQQMSSSLSGFPPLLLRLISTGEKSGNLAQTINRAALAYEQQFSRKIEKALSLFEPAMVLSMGVVVCIIVLAVLLPIFQMNQLVK; this is encoded by the coding sequence ATGCCGATATTTAAATATAAAGGGTATAATTCCAAAGGAGCTGAAAAAACAGGTACTATAGAAGCACAGGGGCGTTTTGATGCCATTTCTGCCTTAAAGGCAAAGCTGATCTTTCCCACAGATGTTCTGGAAGTAACCAAAAAGCCGATAAGAAGTATATTTCAGAAAAAAGACGATACTTTTCTTCCGGATCTTACAAGAAATCTTTCGATGCTTCTTGCTTCAGGAGTACAGTTAATGGATGCTCTGCAATCACTTTCTGATGAATATACCGGATATTACGGGGATTTGTTGGTTCAAATAAAAGAAAGAGTATCTTCCGGCATGAGTCTGCATAAAGCACTGGAGGTTTATGGGGATTTTTTTCCGGAGTATTATATTAATATGGTTCAGGCCGGCGAGACAAGCGGCTCTTTAGATATGGTGCTTGTAAAGATTGCCGATTTTCTTGAAACACAGGCTTTCATTAAAGCAAAAGTAAGATCGGCAACTGCATACCCTCTTTTAATGGCCGGCGTAAGCTTATTGATTCTCTTCTTTCTGTTTTCTTTTGTAATGCCGAAGATTGTAAGAATATTTTCAGAAACAGGCGGTTCTCTGCCTTTTCTTACAGCAGCAATTATTGCGGTGACCAATATTGTTTCCAAATACTGGTGGGCATTCATTGCGATATTTTTTTCTACAGCCTGGTTGTTAAGAAAGTTATTTAAAAAATACAGAACAAAAATTGATGGCATTATTTTAAAACTGCCCGGTAATATTATTCAGAGCCTGTATTATGCTAGATTTGCAAGGACAATGGGTGCTCTTCTTGAAGGGGGTATTCCATTACTTAAAGCGCTCAAACTTTCTGCAAAATCTATTGGCAACAGAAAACTGGAGCTTAATGTTCTCGATTCCGTAGAAAAGGTAGCAGCCGGACAGCAGATGTCTTCTTCTCTCTCCGGATTTCCGCCGCTTTTATTAAGGCTTATATCTACCGGTGAAAAAAGTGGCAATCTTGCTCAGACAATAAACAGAGCGGCTTTGGCTTATGAACAGCAATTTTCCAGAAAAATTGAAAAGGCCTTATCTCTTTTTGAGCCTGCAATGGTACTTTCAATGGGAGTTGTGGTTTGTATTATTGTTCTTGCGGTTTTACTTCCAATTTTTCAGATGAATCAATTGGTAAAATAA